One genomic window of Salmo salar chromosome ssa12, Ssal_v3.1, whole genome shotgun sequence includes the following:
- the LOC106565650 gene encoding MICOS complex subunit MIC10, with protein sequence MANEHGQKWDRCLADSALKIATGLGVGIVFSVLFFKRRTWPVAFGSGVGLGMGYSNCQQDFRSPYQLHGHRVKEQ encoded by the exons ATGGCAAATGAACACGGACAGAAGTGGGACCGATGCCTAGCTGATAGCGCTTTGAAGATAG cgACCGGCCTTGGCGTGGGGATTGTGTTCTCAGTCCTCTTCTTCAAAC GGCGCACTTGGCCAGTGGCATTTGGATCAGGTGTGGGGCTGGGCATGGGCTACTCCAACTGCCAGCAGGACTTCAGGTCACCTTACCAGCTCCATGGTCACAGGGTAAAG GAACAGTAG